One genomic segment of Kribbella jejuensis includes these proteins:
- a CDS encoding M4 family metallopeptidase, with protein MTKRRKALLAVTVGLASVSLGLSFTSAAGAQANPNGLKLIKTKTSLLGKHYWYQQTFKGLPVVNGYYAKHVGKNGAVEIADGRDAVPANLDVNAKVAPASATQAANATVTARAQRDAGPNKSLVRQPAATSGAAQLAVIGGPNARLVWNVTSRSTEGVSRSLVDAKTGSVVESKVISDNIDGRGSVFDPNPVVSEQNEKLTDMNDKNQDALFLAQKNVILRNLDGSGKLDGSYVNIKEAKGGIAQSKTNTFVYQRANDKFEQVMVYYHINQTQEYIQKLGFTDVNNESQDFSVDTYAGDNSFYDPSTDMITTGEGGVDDAEDAEVIWHEYGHAIQDDVVPGFGESEQAGAIGEGFGDYWAVTNSVPVSKGFNLPCVMDWDATSYTTDEPHCLRRTDGTKTTDDIDGEVHDDGEIWSRALWDIQKSLGRAKADKLILEATFFYDPDTSFAAAAQDTVQAARLMYGKAAAQTVTDAFKARKIL; from the coding sequence ATGACGAAACGCCGTAAGGCGCTGCTGGCCGTCACGGTCGGACTGGCCTCTGTTTCGCTCGGGTTATCATTCACAAGCGCCGCCGGCGCGCAGGCGAATCCAAACGGCCTGAAGTTGATCAAGACCAAGACATCGCTGCTCGGCAAGCATTACTGGTACCAGCAGACGTTCAAGGGCCTGCCCGTCGTCAACGGGTACTACGCGAAGCACGTCGGCAAGAACGGCGCCGTCGAGATCGCTGACGGCCGGGACGCCGTACCGGCGAACCTGGACGTCAACGCGAAGGTGGCTCCGGCCTCCGCGACCCAGGCCGCGAATGCGACCGTCACGGCTCGCGCGCAGCGGGACGCCGGGCCGAACAAGAGCCTGGTGAGGCAACCGGCCGCGACGAGCGGCGCCGCGCAGCTCGCGGTCATCGGCGGACCGAACGCCCGCCTGGTCTGGAACGTCACCAGCCGCTCGACCGAAGGTGTGAGCCGGTCGCTGGTCGACGCGAAGACCGGCAGTGTCGTCGAGTCGAAGGTGATCAGCGACAACATCGACGGCCGCGGCTCGGTGTTCGACCCGAACCCGGTGGTGAGCGAGCAGAACGAGAAGCTCACCGACATGAACGACAAGAACCAGGACGCTCTGTTCCTCGCGCAGAAGAACGTGATCCTGCGCAACCTGGACGGTTCCGGCAAGCTCGACGGCTCCTACGTCAACATCAAGGAAGCTAAGGGCGGTATCGCCCAGAGCAAGACCAACACCTTCGTCTACCAGCGCGCGAACGACAAGTTCGAACAGGTGATGGTGTACTACCACATCAACCAGACGCAGGAGTACATCCAGAAGCTCGGGTTCACCGACGTCAACAACGAGTCGCAGGACTTCAGCGTCGACACGTACGCCGGGGACAACTCGTTCTACGACCCGTCGACGGACATGATCACCACCGGTGAGGGCGGGGTCGACGATGCCGAAGACGCCGAGGTGATCTGGCACGAGTACGGGCACGCGATCCAGGACGACGTGGTGCCGGGCTTCGGTGAGTCGGAGCAGGCCGGCGCGATCGGCGAGGGCTTCGGCGACTACTGGGCCGTGACGAACTCCGTACCGGTGAGCAAGGGCTTCAACCTGCCGTGCGTGATGGACTGGGACGCGACGTCGTACACGACCGACGAGCCGCACTGCCTGCGCCGTACCGACGGGACCAAGACCACCGACGACATCGACGGTGAGGTCCACGACGACGGCGAGATCTGGTCGCGGGCGCTCTGGGACATCCAGAAGTCCCTCGGCCGGGCCAAGGCGGACAAGCTGATCCTCGAGGCGACGTTCTTCTACGACCCGGACACGTCGTTCGCGGCTGCGGCGCAGGACACCGTCCAGGCCGCCCGGCTGATGTACGGGAAGGCCGCGGCGCAGACGGTGACCGACGCGTTCAAGGCCCGCAAGATCCTCTAG
- a CDS encoding RBBP9/YdeN family alpha/beta hydrolase codes for MTYIIIPGLDGSDEHHWQSHWEATLPAVRIQPTSWTSPDLTDWTNAITRAVNSAPTPVTFITHSLGCHAAAHWLTTQDPSFVRGAFLVAPPDPQAPTFPTARLPTFTSLPTHPLPVPALLLASTNDPYCPLPTATHLSKAWNAPLIPLPNLGHINSTTNLAAWPQGRHLLTAFEAGLSDR; via the coding sequence ATGACCTACATCATCATCCCCGGCCTGGACGGCTCCGACGAACACCACTGGCAATCCCACTGGGAGGCCACGCTCCCCGCCGTACGTATCCAGCCGACGTCCTGGACGTCCCCCGACCTGACCGACTGGACCAACGCCATCACCCGAGCCGTCAACTCCGCCCCGACCCCCGTCACCTTCATAACCCACAGCCTCGGCTGCCACGCCGCAGCCCACTGGCTGACCACCCAAGACCCGAGCTTCGTCCGAGGCGCCTTCCTAGTAGCCCCACCAGACCCCCAAGCCCCCACCTTCCCCACCGCCCGCCTCCCAACCTTCACCTCCCTACCAACCCACCCCCTCCCCGTCCCCGCCCTCCTCCTAGCCAGCACCAACGACCCCTACTGCCCCCTCCCCACCGCCACCCACCTCTCCAAAGCCTGGAACGCCCCGCTAATCCCCCTGCCCAACCTCGGCCACATCAACAGCACCACCAACCTCGCCGCCTGGCCCCAAGGCCGCCACCTCCTAACGGCCTTCGAGGCCGGCCTGAGCGACCGCTAA
- a CDS encoding Lrp/AsnC family transcriptional regulator, producing the protein MSEATTGSLDSIDRAILAILQTDGRLSGADIGRKVGLSQPAVSARIQRLERTGTITGYRAVVDPARIGLNIHAVVRLRTSHARIAEAVELFATLPEVVATYRLTGEDCFLLDVHTTDAGRLEQVVDSIGRFGPVSTSLVLREYPAKGFPLPTSRSASQ; encoded by the coding sequence ATGAGCGAGGCAACGACTGGTTCATTGGATTCGATCGATCGGGCGATCCTGGCGATCCTGCAGACCGACGGGCGGCTGAGTGGGGCTGATATCGGGCGGAAGGTGGGGTTGTCGCAGCCGGCGGTGTCGGCGCGGATCCAGCGGCTCGAGCGGACCGGGACGATCACCGGGTACCGGGCGGTCGTCGACCCGGCGCGGATCGGGCTGAACATCCACGCCGTCGTACGGCTGCGTACGTCGCACGCCCGGATCGCCGAGGCGGTCGAGTTGTTCGCGACGCTGCCCGAGGTCGTCGCGACGTACCGGCTGACCGGTGAGGACTGTTTCCTGCTCGACGTGCACACGACCGACGCCGGACGGCTCGAGCAGGTGGTCGACAGCATCGGCCGGTTCGGGCCGGTGAGCACTTCGCTGGTACTGCGGGAGTACCCGGCCAAGGGTTTTCCCTTGCCAACGTCACGATCCGCTTCCCAGTGA